A region of Acidobacteriota bacterium DNA encodes the following proteins:
- the cysC gene encoding adenylyl-sulfate kinase, with product MEQKGFTLWFTGLSGAGKTTLARLVESELDARGHRVEVLDGDVIRTNLSKGLGFSKEDRDTNIRRIGFVCNLLTRNGVVAIAAAISPYREVRDELRRDIGAFVEVYVKCPIDVLAKRDVKGLYKKALAGEIKNFTGVDDPYEAPLASEVIVETDRELPEESAARIIAKLENMSLVASAPSSYTEEDEEEVRRRLEAPGYA from the coding sequence ATGGAACAAAAGGGGTTTACATTATGGTTTACGGGGCTTTCGGGCGCGGGTAAGACCACGCTTGCTCGGCTTGTCGAAAGCGAATTGGACGCTCGAGGCCACAGGGTAGAAGTGCTCGACGGCGATGTCATCCGGACTAATCTTTCAAAGGGGCTTGGCTTTTCTAAAGAAGACCGCGACACAAACATTCGACGAATTGGTTTTGTGTGCAATCTCCTGACTCGCAACGGCGTCGTCGCGATCGCGGCGGCGATCTCGCCTTATCGCGAAGTGCGCGACGAACTGCGGCGCGATATCGGCGCCTTTGTCGAAGTGTACGTGAAGTGTCCGATCGACGTGTTGGCCAAGCGCGACGTGAAGGGCCTGTACAAGAAGGCGCTCGCCGGTGAGATCAAGAATTTCACCGGCGTCGACGATCCTTATGAAGCGCCGCTTGCTTCGGAAGTAATCGTTGAAACGGATCGAGAATTGCCCGAGGAAAGCGCGGCTCGAATAATCGCGAAGCTTGAAAACATGTCCCTGGTGGCGTCCGCGCCGAGCAGCTACACCGAAGAGGATGAGGAAGAAGTTCGCCGCCGACTTGAAGCGCCTGGCTATGCGTAG